The genomic window catatgggtgccagttagaatcctggatgctccacttccaatccagctctctgctgtggcctggaaagtagtagaagatgacccaagtcttcaggcccctgctcctgtttgggagacctggaagaagctcctggctcctggctttggattggcacagatccggcctttgctgctatttgggagtgaactggaggatggaagacctctctctctgcctctgcctctctataactctgcctttcaaataaattaaaaaaaaaaaacattaaaaaccaaacaaaaacattaCAAACCAATGATTTTCATGAATTAAGACatttcttaacaaaatattattataaaattgaaGCTagcaataaacaaaaacaataatacaccatgaccaagtgagatttatgcCAATAGTACAAAATTGTTTGACATTCTCAAATCAACAGAGgcagaaatgacattttaaaattttcttgacaAAAATAATTGCAAGTAGAATGGAATTTTCTCAAAATGATAATTGGCATGTGTAAAATATCTATGACCAACAATCATACTCAATGTTTAAAGACATAATGGTTTTGTACTAAGCCAAGGAATTGTTTTTATATCCTCAATATTTTCCTAAATCCTAACTGGTGTAGataaagtaacaaaaagaaatgaaaagtacaCTGAAAATGGGTAGCTGATAGTGTCTGTATTGTATAATAATCTATAATAAAGAGATTTAATAACTTTATAGAATATACAGTCAATATTCAATAATTATACgtcttttttttaacagtgaaAGTCAGAAATGTTGGAGTGTGGGAGAGGTATTTCATACATAGAGATGATACCTGATGAATAAATAGCAAAATTTTGCTGAGAGAAAAGACCTGAGTAACTGATATAATGAAGATGTTACTTCTCCAAAAATTGTTGTACAGATTCAGTACAATTCCGATCAAAATCCCTGCAGgtagtgcgtgtgtgtgtgtgtagtggggaGGGAGGTATGCTGGGTGGAAATggaaaagcttatttttaaacttgTAAAGAAATGCAAAAGTCTTAGAAcagttaaataattttgaaaacccAATAACTTTAAAAGATATATACTacctaaaaatttaaaacattactgCACATCAGTAGTCATCTAGGCAGTGTAGAATTGGCATAAGGGGAGACATATAGAGCAGGATAACCACATAGTATGGGAAATAGACCAATAAATATTTGGGAAATTGATTTTCAGCAACAGTGCCAAAATTCAGGAAAAGACAGATGTTTGAATGCATCACATATCAATATCCTTTTGGGAAAATATGGCCAGTGACAAGAACTTTACCTTATCGCATAAAcaaagattaatttaaaatagGTGACACATTTCTAATTATGGAACTATAAAATTAGGTATGGTTAATGCTGGATCCTGAGCAGGATCCCGAGCCAGAGTTTGGTTGTCTTACAGTCACAGTTGGAACATCATTATCTTACAGTCCCACCATTGTCTTAGAAGTCAGTCAGCCAAGTTTGAAAAGCCAGCTCAACCTTGCCTAATGCCCACCCACCCAGAATGGAAAGGAAGCCTTGACTAAATTCCTAGTTGGTATTAACACAATGCTCTCTACTCTGGCTGATAGTAGGTCCCTCTCAGGTTTGTCTGAGAATAAACCTGTTCTTGCTGTTGAGCTCCTGGTCTGTCTCCTCTTTGCCTTGTTTTTCTAACAGTTCATAAATCTACAATGGTGTACTTCCAGAAATTCTTGCAGAAACCATTTTGAAACATGCTCGTTTCATTTTAAAACTTCCATTATTCAAAAGTGGTCTTTAAGAGAATTAAGACAAGCCaaacactggaagaaaatattaagaatagcaatttcttttaaaacattcaattattttatttgagaagaagagtgACAAGAGAGAAGAggtcctacctgctggttcactcctcaaactctttttttttttaaagattttatttatttatttgacaggtagagttacagacagtgagagagacagacagagagaaaggtcttccttttccattggttcactccccaaatggcctctacaacCAGTGctgcctgatccgaagccaggagccaggtgcttcttcctggtctcccatgtgggcagaggggcccaagcacttgggccatcctccactgccttcccaggccacagcagagagctggactggaagaggagcaaccaggactagaacccagtgcccatatgggctgctggcgccacaggcggaggattaacctagtgcgccacggcgccggtcccatCCTCAAACTCTTGAGAGCTGGGAATTCATTGCAGTTTTCCCACGTGGATAGCCCAAACCCAATGTGTTCAGCCATCAACTGCTTTCTTTCAGGGTCTTTgatagtaggaagctagaatgagtagcagagacaggactcaaatacaattgctctgaaatgggatgccatgGCAAAAATTTGGAAACACCTTGAATATCCACCAATAAGCAAATTAATAAGGAAATCATAGAAAGTGTCTTAATAATAACCACAAATAAAATCTCTTGCCAATGCAGAAAACCTCTCCATAAAggcagaaaggaaatgaaaaagctgttttattattgaaaaaaaCATTAATGCAACTGTGGTTTGTTTCAGTGATAAAAAGATTGTAACCAAAACAGAAATCTGATCATTTTATAGGATGTATCTATAAAACAATTAACTGCTAAGAGTATATATAAAACAGATTGCAGATGCCATCCACTACATACACATTAACtttaaataaaagagtaaaaGCATCTATATTTTGATAATCAAAAAGCTACAACTTGAAATTAAATGTCTAACACATTAAAATCTCAAGATGAGAGGGAGCCAGGTGCCACCCTTTTGGATGGTTACATTCCTAGGAGAAAGCTATTAGGCCTCCAAAGATATCCTGAGATGCAAAACTTGCAAGAGGcctgttaactttttaaaaactttatatacATCTTAATGAAACAGAGCACTTACAATTTCAAGTTTTCTAAAGTAAACACCAAAGATAAGGGAAGGGGTAGGTCTCTTTCTTTGCAATGGAGAacattcattttctcttctttatagATTTACATTTATCCTTAGACAGGTCTATATGGTGGAGCAATGCTCAATACTGAAAAGGAATCATCCACTATTTCATGTAACAATAGAAGAATCCCCCAAATACTCTGCCATATACAAACTTATATGCTGTctattctatttctgtgaaagttTTGAGAAACTTTAGTGATTTTAATCAAATCGGTGGTTGCACAGATCCAGGTATGGGACAGAGGATTTGTGAAAATGAATACAAGAATATTCTGGGGTAATGgaaatcttttaaatctatttctttaaaagatttatttatttgaaaggtacagagaaagagaaagtgcttccatctgcttgttcaatacccaaatgcctgcaacagcctgggtgaGAGAGACCTACCTACctaagagtcaggaacttcatgtgGGTTCCAAAGTGGGTGGCTGAAACCCAAGCACCACatgctgctttctctggtgcactggcaggaagctggatctgaaaccaggactgtgacatgggatgtgggcatctcatgtGCAAAAACACTCACTCCCATCTTTTACTCTGAATGTGGTGTGCAgctacatgaatgcacatttgttAAAACTCCGTGAACTGTACAATTAAAACAGGTACATGATACTATGTGTAAATTAGGTATCTATAAAAAAGAACCGCtaagaatatttatataaaatgttagcAGTTGTTTCTGAAATGTTAACTTACTTCACCTTCGACCTTTTTGTAATGGTTGGAAGTTTATCAATACTCGGAagtgaagaaaataatgaaaaagtgtTTATGTAGAGAGGCAATCAGTAACTTCAGCATCATTTGTAAAAATGAATCTCAGATTCCACCGTACACTGACTAAATCTGCATCTATAGATGCCCGTGTGATTCTGtttattaaaatttcagaatCGTTTAACTATTTCTGAGTAGATGCCGCTTTATTATCGCTCTTGGAGGCCTAAGGGAATCTCCAACACCAGAAGTTAGTGGAAAGCTCAGCTACAGCTTCGTTTATGGGGCAACGTGTGCGTCACTAACAGGGAGCCAGTGGTGCTGACGTCAACTTGCCATCGTGGTCCAGAGTCGCATCTCAGAGTCGCGTCATGCCTCGATCAgcggggaggcaggggagcagggaggtgTTTGAGAACCCTAGCCAGACTTTTCCATCCCTTGCCTGCAAATGGTTGCGGACAGCTAGGCTTAGTTCGCAGGCCCAGCGCTTCTGGGGCTCCGCTGGGCGGAACTGGGCATAGGGAGCCGCTGTAGGTGGGGAGGAGTCGATGCCTGGGGTGCGGAACTGAGCTGCCGGCCTAGGGACGGGGGCGTGGCTTTGACGCAGACTGGAGGAGCCGAGAGGCCGAGGATAGGTGGGCGGGGAGGAGCtgctgggcaggggcggggcgttGCCACGGGCGGAGCCCAGTCCAGCCACTGGGAGCcgtgtggggcgggggcggggcaagcTACGAAGACCGGGGACGCGCCTCTGACAGTGCAATCAGCGCCGCCTGGTCTCGGGTGGGCCGGGTCAGGGACCCCCAGTGGTGTCGTACCGATGGGGCTGTGTTTCCCCTGCCCGGGGGAGTCGGCGCCTCCCTCGCCCAACCTGGTGAGTAGGATCGCGTCCCCAGGTCTCTGCGACATCTGGGCCGCGCCTGGTGCACCTGTTCCCCGGAAGGGCGCGTGGTGAGGTGCGAGGGGCCGGCAGCTGGGCGGCGGCCAGAGCGTCGGAGCCCGCGGCTGGTGACTCTGGAGGCAAAAGCGCAGAGACGCGTAACAAGGGTCGCTGGGGTCCTGCCCGCGAGACCATTGTCCCGAGTCGCCTCGCAGGCCTTGTCACCTGTCGCTGACGCCGGCGGAATTCCGAGTTGCAGGTCGCCTGCTTAGGCTGAGCGTGCTGTGTCTGCGTCTTTGGTGGCGTAGTATATGCAGTTTGGGTGCAGAAAGAGCTCTCTTCTCTCCAAGTGAAGCATTATTCTAGCAGATGtgcattttcatgtgtctgtaccAGCTTCTTAAAGAAGGTACTAAGTAAACGTCCTTATATTCTGGGGCTTTGTTGGATATTTTATTAATTGTTCACTTCCAGTATTTCTCAGTCTTTTAAGtcactcttttaaaaatgctttgtgtAGTACAGATTGTACAGTTTTGCCGTGTTTAACACAAATGCCGGGAGCCCAGTtaaatttcacataaataaggatatatttttaatatagctTTGTTCTGCGCAGTATTTCGGATGTAGTAAGAATAATTtgctgtttatctgaaattcaaatctgACCAGATTTTAAACAGTAGGTTTCTACTTTTTGCAGCTTTGTATAGTTTAAAGTATCTTCACGTTAGTACTCCTTACGAGGGAGTGGATAACACAGAAGACCTAAGTTCCTCTCTTTTGTCCTGTCTGGATAGAAATTAGTTGGAGAAAATTAGTTATCTTGGGAAGTGTGTAAACTGTTTAGCCATTTGATTCTAAATACTAGAAATGACCCACAAGTTGATGTGGGAAAGCTCAGTTTGcctttgttgctgctgttgcgTTTAAATAAGTTCTTGTTTATGCAGTTTTTGATAAAATACTGGTCTGTTCGAGTTAAACCCTTGCCTATCCTGTACCATACTGCGCCCTTGATAACCACATGGCTCACTACTGGGATGTTCCTCTATCAGCGAAGCTTTAACTGAGCAACCTAAATAAACGATAGTCCCCACTCATCCCCCCATTAGTCTCCAGGACACCCTTTCTGTTTCCTCAAAGCACTCAGGCAGGTTTTCTTACTTGATTATATTCATCTGTGTGCCCTCAGTTTTTTGCTGTTGtgcttgctttgttgttttttaagctGCTGCATTCCTAGCACCTAGAAAAGCTTCAGAGGCATGGTGCTGGTCAATAAATATTGACCCAATTGCTGAATGTAAGTATTTTGGTATTGAAAACAAGGGAATTATTACTACCAGTTCCCAAGGAAATGTTCTTATTTTCTTAtgtgttgagagagagaaagagaaagcaattaTATTATTATAGAGCCCATCTGCTTATATTTATCTTACCATGTACTGAATTGAAGATACATTGTTTAGGAGAATTAACTTCCAGAGAGTATTTCATAAATGGTCTAAGAGCAGCATTCTTTTTGGGATATTTTGAGTTAGTACtttctgttaagatttatttatttgaaaaacagagtgacagagagagagagagagggagatgcaaagatcttccatccacagattttctccctaaatggacacaatggccaggactgggcaagactgaagccaggagcctggaattccattaggtctcccacgtgcgtgctgaggtccaagaacttgggccatcttctgctgctttcctgggagtgctagcagggagctgcattggaactgGAGCTGCCTGGAGTCGAACTgtcgctcatatgggatgctagcgttgcaGACAccaacttaaccactgtaccacaatgcccatccctggGCTAGtactaattgttttttttttataaactataTTTTTCACAAAACATAGGggtataatttataattttgttttttaaaacatttattcataTTCCTTAGGAAGAGAAAAGAGCAAAGCTCGCAGAAGCTGCAGAGAGAAGACAAAAAGAGGTGAGATTAAACATAAATTAAGCCTACTTAGATAATTAAAATTTGTACGTTAGCCTCCATACATGTTTATTATTAATGTTCTCTAGTGTACATTGTGTGATATCCTAAAAAAGTATAGTTAAaagtaatcattttaaaatgatttccatGCTTGTATAAACTGCattaatatatttacattatttaattTGTGAATATGAACTTATAGATGGCttctaaaatgttattttcctttaataacACGTATTTCCTTAGAATAAAATGATCATGCCTTGTAAAACACTGACAGATATTAGGTAAGTTTAGAAGAAATTTTGTGTGGTTGGTTGGTTGCAAAATacccagtgaagaaatgacaGTATGTTTTATGTAAGGCTGTTGTGAAATATTCTAATCCTTTGGTATTAAAAATAAACCAACTCATCACCCTCAAAGAAAAACCTGAAGAGCATAAGCCACCAACCAAACAGGAGAATTCCTTTTGCACACTGGATactgatttttgttgtttttctacatCTTTTATCAAATTTCTTAAAGGCTGCATCCCGGGGAATACTGGATGTTCAATCtgtggaagaaaagagaaagagaaaggaaaaaatagaaaagcaaatggCTACATCTAGGCCCCCACCAGAAGGTGGCCTTAGAGTaagtcttaaaatttatttagagtTTAACTTAATGGACATTTCTTGAAAAGTTAAGTGGCAGTCCCTGTAATAATTATCTCTTGAAATGCATTATCtaacattttgaagtaatttAAAAGCAAGAGTCATATAGATTAGAAGAGATATCAATTTATTTTAGCACTCAGGAGtagatttttcctttttgctgaCATCAGAACAGTTCTTCCTAATTATCTTTACAATGATACTTTTATacttatgagagtacttcaaaaagttcatggaaaatgcttaaaagagaaattgattttggtgcatactcattttgaaatccatgcataatttttttcataatatgagtttttcatgagcttttggaaggCCACTTGTATTACTGATCTTAAATATGTTGAATATTCAAGCAATGtagaaaatacaaagaagaaagtAACAGTCACCCAAATGTAAAGACTTTTTGACAGACATTGTTTCTAGTCTGCATTTACGCATCAGCTTTACTCATTTGGATTACACTATAAATTCTTCTTATGATTTTTTCACTAAATGATTTGGGATCTTTGATCTTTCCATTATCATAATCTTAGGTTAATTTAAACCATTGACTATACAGGTGTGGGTGAATCCATAGTAGAACTAAGCCCCTGGGAATGTAATAGTGAACAAGTTAGGCAAGGTCCTCAGCTAGAGAATCTTTACTGTTAGTAGCACAGTAAAGGTTTCATTTCACATGTTAAAGCCTAGGAAGAAGATctcttctcggccttttggctaggATCAGGTGAAGCCTAGGAAGATAATTTTAAAGTGTTTGTCTTGGATTATTTTCAAAGACCttattcttaattaaaaaaatgtttgtggaagGGACAATGTCCTTAATTTGTCATTTATATTTACCTTTTAAATGATTTATGAGCACTTTTTAGTTGATTTGCTGTTTTTGCAAGTTTGCTCtcaaaactacacacacacacacacacacacacacaacacacacacacaccccaaatttGTGGCGAAGGGAACTTAGGAACATTCTACTCAGGGATAGTACATAGAGATAAGAGTTATCTGTGTTTTGCCACTGTACATTTCTTCATCTAATTCCACTTAATGgaggaaattaaaagaaagcCATTTGGCTTCTAACTGGTGAACTTTTAACAATGTATACAATTATTGCTCTCAGTATTAAGGCAAATAAACAACTGACCattttgtttataatatttttatacaatCTCATAAGAGAAAAAGATCTACTGTAAAATAAAACAGTTGGGCAATCACATGGTCAAAACTCTAATAAATTCTTTCATTATTCTGTTGAGATAAAGAGCTACCTCTCCAATGTACTGAAAATAGGTTTTtctaacaaacaaaaataacattaAGTTATGACAGTAGAACTGATGTTCTATAGTATTTATGATGTCCCATACTATTTCATAGTAGAAGCAAAGGTATTAAGTTAAACTCACATAGAAATTACAAGAAAAGGATAATTTAATCTATGCATGGTCAAAATTAAGACAACTTCTTTTGCATGTTCTAATAAATATAATACCAATTTGAAAACTCTTAAGAAAGGGGATTTATTTCTTGtttctaaggtttatttatttacttgaaaagcagagttacagagagagagagggagaaacagatcttccatccactggttcccttcccagatggctgcaatagcctgagctaggacaggccaaagccaagagtcaagagcttcttgtgggtttgaagggcccaagtatttgggccatcttctgctgctttcccaggcatattagcatggtgctggatcagaagtggagcagctgggacaaacttgcgcacacatgggatgcccatgtcgcaggtggcagctgatctttctataccacaatgccagccctctagAAAGGGGTTTTCTTAATTAAGCTTTCACAAACTGAAGCCTGAAGATTAATAAGAAATTAGCCCTCATATTACTTCTGATCCCCTCAAAGGTGCTCAATGTGAAAACCAGTACCAATgttaaatttgtttccttttttttctttatgtgctATTCTAAGGAATCCCTCTGACTTCTTTAACAAAAAATGATTCTCAAGGCCATTACTCTGTTCTCAGCTCATACTCTACTGAGTGGTTCACTGTCCTAAACCATTATGGTTGTCTACCGCGTCATTTTCCTTTGGAATATTCCTAATCGCCCCTACCAACAACTTGCTTGCTCCAAGAAGCATGCTGCTTTCCTACTGACCACCTACATACCTCAGGGGGAacttgaagtttaaaaaaaaaagaatttggaattttatgaataatagaaaaatacaagTTGTGAATAACAATCTTTAAGCCTCTTGGCTGGCTTAGTGGCCTTTTAGATTTGCTATCTGGCCAATTCCATGAACTGGCTTGAAGCGACCTATAGAAGAGTTCAATTCTTCCTAACTGCACTTTATACTATGAGAAGAAcatttctttccctttatttatttgagatgtagagttacagagaggaagagatggagagaaaaatcttccatctgctggttcagtcctcaaatggccacatgactagaactgagccagtctgaaaccaggagccaggaacttctttggtCCTAcagcggggcaggggcccaagtgcttgctgcatcttctgccactttcccaggtcatagcagagagctgcatcagaagacttgaactggagcccatatggggtgcttttacccacgatgccacaaTATTGGCCCAACTTTTCCCTTTCATAATACTTCCCACATACTCATTTCCTGATTAGCCCTACCTCCTCCCAGGATGAAAGGCTTGGATAATAATGCTCACTATCTTTTAGAAAGTAATTCTTACCTTAAGAAATCTACATGTTACAAGAAGCAGACTTGTTACTTACAGGCAGGCAGCAAGGCACAAGAGAAGTCTGGGACTCAGTGAGAATGAGTCCCGAGGCTCAGGAAAGCTGTCCGAGGTGCATAGGGGTCTTAACTGCTTATGTCCCACTTTTACCTCAGATAATGGCCCTTGGAAAGCAGATCATTTTGAGTTTTACAACCCCAGGGGCAACATGAAAGTCTGGGTTAAAGCACTGACTGATCTGCTGTTTcttgagaatgtgggggaaaactGGCACAGAGCCCAGGCTGGACTATCTGGTCCCTTTCCATCCAAGGATGTTACATTCCCAGCATATTCAACAGCTATTCTCGAGAACTCCAGGCAGGAAAGTGGGGAGAACTGGGTCAGTCCAAGATCACCCAGAGAATGCTCCTGCAGCTAAGCACTGATCTGCcccgatcttttttttttttttgtattttctttgtattgCAATTTTGactgtaataaaaattttatcattAGCTGCTATTCACAAAATCACTTTGCATTTTTATATGCCAcattcctctttttatttattcactggaAGGTTGTGTaactttacataaaaattatttttctctatttttatctctTCTAGTGGACAGTTTCATAAAGAATACCATGAGTGGAACCGTCTACTGTCAGTAACTTAATATCTACAATCAAGTGGACTCTTCagtttaatttcttctctttgaatAAATGAGGATTTAGACTTTGTAATGTTAGTGCCCTTAAATGTAGTGCCAAATCTATATTGACTATATTGAAACATTTTTGATTCTAACACTTATAAAATGGCGAGAATTCTCATTAtatcctccccccacccacattTGATCTTCTGCAAATAGGGAGTGACTTGCTAGCTTTTAGTAGTTACAACATGCACTTAAATATTCACTATGCATATATGGCTTGTAAAA from Oryctolagus cuniculus chromosome 1, mOryCun1.1, whole genome shotgun sequence includes these protein-coding regions:
- the SVIP gene encoding small VCP/p97-interacting protein — protein: MGLCFPCPGESAPPSPNLEEKRAKLAEAAERRQKEAASRGILDVQSVEEKRKRKEKIEKQMATSRPPPEGGLRWTVS